One genomic window of Aethina tumida isolate Nest 87 chromosome 3, icAetTumi1.1, whole genome shotgun sequence includes the following:
- the LOC109602902 gene encoding uncharacterized protein LOC109602902: protein MQNPIRHLRRSLIKPTLNCIFCIVLMINAVNSAGDLWPLDRPDGMPSIQSLEVMCGKDHMDVHLTFSQPFEGIVSSKGQHGDPRCVYVPPSTGQTFFSFRIAYARCGTKPDLHGQFYENTVVVQYDKDLLEVWDEAKRLRCEWFNDYEKTASKPPMVIADLDVIQLDFRGDNVDCWMEIQHGKGPWAPPVSGIVPLGSTLTLVVAINDYRGEFDMRVKSCVASDGGGHVIQLSDEFGCVLRPKMISRFLKARGADERASVITYAFFHAFKFPDALSVHIKCKVEICRHGCLDHCQLQPEHGDLNPNLLHYDGPLERKDDKIDSEEEDGSRRPESLQDDLHDLYDDIIHEDSEELQNGENIPSIKMSLNAQMNNGDDSSQFKQQQQQSQQQKLQQQSYNNGKREPQFANTDSGVEDTEPEITAVPHKDMFLMSNEQFPHGPRTFEDGPLLGAPRSFSDSNVSPIFQANSENGSVTQMNHSSPVVTIVERLKRKRRSVVISDRKVRSADVGVSGIYEVISEADLAFSPDGRAEAVTVFQGRIREEVVYGICMPVPGFSLLFVLVAVSAVVSALVAGSLLYRYQLQKEHLAEQAQRNGLFSSWIGLRLLRMRGAAPVVPAVSSTDSNGTAINSVVLNGKTDESGLRD from the exons ATGATTAATGCGGTCAACAGTGCAGGGGACCTCTGGCCTCTGGATCGGCCGGATGGTATGCCTTCCATCCAATCACTGGAGGTAATGTGTGGCAAGGATCACATGGATGTGCACCTGACATTTTCTCAACCCTTCGAGGGCATCGTGTCGTCGAAGGGTCAGCACGGAGATCCGCGTTGCGTCTACGTACCACCGTCAACGGGTCAAACGTTCTTCTCGTTTCGTATCGCGTACGCTAGATGCGGCACCAAGCCGGATCTGCACGGTCAGTTTTACGAAAACACTGTCGTAGTTCAATATGACAAGGACTTATTGGAGGTGTGGGACGAGGCGAAAAGATTGAGGTGTGAGTGGTTTAATGATTATGAGAAGACTGCGTCAAAGCCACCCATGGTTATTGCGGACTTGGATGTGATACAGTTAGATTTTAGAG GGGACAATGTGGATTGTTGGATGGAAATACAGCACGGGAAAGGACCATGGGCGCCACCAGTTAGTGGGATTGTGCCTTTGGGTTCAACGTTGACGCTTGTCGTGGCTATCAATGATTACCGAG GGGAATTTGATATGCGAGTAAAATCGTGCGTGGCATCCGACGGCGGCGGCCACGTGATTCAACTATCAGACGAGTTTGGATGCGTGCTGCGACCAAAGATGATCAGCAGGTTCTTGAAAGCACGGGGAGCCGACGAAAGAGCTTCCGTGATCACGTACGCCTTTTTCCACGCGTTCAAATTTCCCGACGCGTTAAGCGTTCACATTAAATGCAAAGTGGAGATATGTAGGCACGGATGTTTAGACCACTGCCAGCTGCAGCCTGAACACGGCGACCTTAATCCAAATCTGTTGCACTATGACGGTCCGTTGGAAAGGAAGGATGACAAAATTGATTCGGAGGAGGAGGATGGGTCCAGAAGACCTGAGTCCTTGCAAGATGATCTGCATGATCTTTATGATGACATTATACATGAAGATTCAGAAGAGCTACAAAATG GTGAAAATATACCATCTATAAAAATGTCACTAAATGCACAAATGAACAACGGCGATGATTCATCGCAGTTTAAACAGCAACAGCAACAGTCCCAGCAGCAGAAGTTACAACAGCAAAGTTACAACAACGGTAAAAGAGAGCCGCAGTTCGCGAATACAGATAGCGGCGTCGAAGACACAGAACCAGAAATAACAGCAGTGCCACATAAG gACATGTTCCTAATGTCCAACGAACAATTTCCGCACGGACCTAGAACATTTGAGGATGGTCCATTACTGGGAGCCCCCAGGAGTTTCTCTGACTCAAACGTCAGCCCAATTTTCCAGGCGAACTCAGAGAATGGTTCGGTGACTCAGATGAATCACTCATCACCAGTGGTAACCATAGTCGAAAGACTGAAACGTAAACGACGATCTGTTGTTATTTCTGATCGCAAG gTGCGAAGTGCTGATGTGGGAGTGAGCGGTATTTACGAAGTTATTTCTGAGGCGGACCTAGCGTTTAGTCCTGATGGTCGCGCTGAAGCTGTAACAGTATTTCAAGGACGTATCCGCGAGGAAGTAGTCTACGGCATTTGCATGCCGGTTCCTGGATTCAGTCTGCTGTTCGTGCTCGTTGCCGTATCGGCAGTCGTTTCCGCTCTAGTTGCAG GCTCGTTGCTCTATAGATATCAGCTGCAAAAAGAACATCTGGCCGAACAAGCTCAACGCAATGGACTTTTCTCCAGTTGGATAGGACTGAGACTGCTTCGAATGAGAGGCGCCGCTCCTGTTGTTCCGGCAGTTTCCTCCACCGATAGCAACGGTACAGCCATCAATTCTGTAGTTCTAAATGGAAAAACGGATGAGTCTGGTCTTCGCGATTGA
- the LOC109602901 gene encoding uncharacterized protein LOC109602901: MRLFLFLITGLLCQGLTTLAEEVDVVEAIPSDEHNDHLQENNEPKPDQLALESIEEQDQPPKQLAYNGPPRSPINLPPRGAPPGHFNHKPYGLPKNKQPQYESKNSYNGPPPPPPKEAMDKYGTVGDIWPAPVPEMPKIISLDVKCEKNLMKVYIGFDKPFYGIVFSKGHYSNVHCVHLPAGLGRTSAHFEIGIHACGTSGNTENGLYGYGAESGSGTFFENIIVIQYDPQVQEVWDQARKLRCTWHDQYEKSVTFRPFPVDMLDVVRTDFAGDNVGCWMQIQVGKGPWASEVSGLVKIGQTMTMVLAIKDDDSKFDMLVRNCMAHDGKRAPIQLVDQKGCVTRPKLMSRFTKIKNFGASASVLSYAHFQAFKFPDSMEVHFQCTIQICRYQCPDQCSDGGHLGLHSGLLELHAGPEHAYGPPPQTIPLDAYLHGGRPRDERRVKRALGVDPEKEVGVNRVIRVVSTGDLTFSLDETNNDTTTPPTMVFPAKEELTNNGLICMTTPGFAATLVVLLAILIVSCLMSAILCVRLRPFSQNKLADFIGYSNSQKAKQTTSKSCFYS; encoded by the exons ATGCGCTTATTTCTTTTTCTCATCACTGGCCTTTTATGTCAAGGG ctgACCACTTTGGCAGAAGAGGTTGATGTGGTTGAAGCAATCCCATCAGACGAACACAATGACCACTTACAAGAGAATAACGAACCGAAGCCAGACCAACTAGCTTTGGAGTCAATTGAAGAACAGGATCAACCACCGAAACAACTAGCATACAATGGTCCACCGAGGAGTCCAATTAATCTGCCACCAAGAGGCGCACCACCAGGGCATTTTAATCACAAACCATATGGTCTTCCTAAAAACAAACAACCACAGTATGAAagtaaaaattcttataacGGCCCACCACCGCCTCCACCTAAAGAGGCGATGGACAAATATGGTACTGTGGGTGATATTTGGCCAGCTCCTGTACCTGAAATGCCGAAAATAATATCTTTAGatgtgaaatgtgaaaaaaatttaatgaaagtaTACATTGGTTTTGACAAGCCGTTTTATGGCATAGTATTCAGTAAAGGTCATTACAGTAATGTGCATTGTGTTCATTTACCGGCAGGTTTAGGTAGGACTTCTGCACATTTTGAAATAGGAATTCACGCTTGTGGTACGTCAGGCAATACCGAAAACGGATTGTATGGATATGGCGCTGAGTCTGGTTCGGGTACTTTCTTTGAAAACATAATCGTTATTCAGTATGATCCACAAGTACAGGAAGTTTGGGATCAGGCCAGAAAATTACGTTGTACTTGGCATGATCAGTACGAAAAGTCTGTAACTTTCAGACCATTCCCAGTTGACATGCTTGACGTGGTAAGAACAGATTTCGCCGGCGACAATGTTGGATGCTGGATGCAAATTCAAGTTGGTAAAGGACCGTGGGCTTCCGAAGTTTCAGGTTTAGTCAAAATTGGCCAAACTATGACTATGGTACTCGCTATTAAGGACGATGACTCTAAGTTCGATATGTTGGTAAGAAATTGCATGGCACACGATGGTAAACGAGCACCTATCCAATTGGTGGATCAAAAGGGTTGTGTCACAAGGCCGAAGCTAATGTCCAGATTTACAAAGATCAAAAACTTTGGCGCCAGCGCATCAGTTCTTTCGTATGCACATTTCCAAGCATTTAAGTTCCCCGATTCGATGGAGGTGCACTTCCAATGTACAATCCAGATTTGCAGATATCAGTGCCCTGACCAATGCTCAGATGGAGGACACCTTGGTTTGCACAGTGGATTATTAGAATTGCACGCTGGTCCAGAACATGCCTATGGACCACCACCGCAAACAATTCCATTAGACGCGTATTTACATGGAGGCCGACCAAGAGATGAAAGGAGAGTGAAAAGAGCTTTAGGAGTAGATCCCGAGAAGGAAGTTGGCGTAAATAGAGTCATTCGGGTAGTCTCAACTGGAGATTTGACATTTTCTTTAGATGAAACCAACAACGATACCACAACTCCACCGACCATGGTTTTCCCTGCTAAAGAAGAACTAACAAATAATGGATTAATATGTATGACCACTCCTGGATTCGCAGCGACCTTGGTCGTTTTGCTTGCTATTTTGATTGTATCTTGTCTTATGTCTGCCATCTTGTGTGTTAGGTTAAGGCCGTTTTCACAAAACAAATTAGCTGATTTTATAGGATATTCAAATTCACAAAAAGCCAAACAAACCACGTCgaaaagttgtttttattcatga